A stretch of Candidatus Vicinibacter affinis DNA encodes these proteins:
- a CDS encoding restriction endonuclease subunit S, translating to MKWELKSFDEIGFIGRGKSRHRPRNAEHLYGGIYPFVQTGDIKAAGFRINEYSQTYNEAGLEQSKLWKEGTLCITIAANIADTAILGVDACFPDSVIGFVPYEDKSDVRFVKYFFDIFQARMKSIAVGAAQDNLSLEKLLTFKIPTPPLPTQRKIASILSAYDDLIENNLKRIKLLEEKALCEYKLINEFKNTKILGDVLKLNYGKSLSADNRNPGMYPVYGSSGVVGFNELSLVKGPGVIVGRKGNVGTVFWSHSDFFPIDTVYYVESEISLYFLYFNLKHSQHFDNSDAAVPGLNRTSALSNKIHLPSLTDIKAFEDYCKPIFCLMNVLQKQNTKLREGRDILLPKLMSGQIEV from the coding sequence ATGAAATGGGAATTAAAATCATTTGATGAAATTGGTTTTATCGGAAGAGGTAAATCACGTCATAGACCAAGAAATGCAGAGCATTTGTATGGCGGTATATATCCATTTGTTCAAACAGGTGATATCAAAGCGGCAGGTTTTAGGATAAATGAATACTCACAAACATATAATGAAGCAGGACTTGAACAAAGTAAACTCTGGAAAGAAGGAACACTTTGTATTACGATAGCAGCAAATATTGCCGATACAGCCATTTTAGGAGTTGACGCTTGCTTTCCTGATAGTGTAATTGGCTTTGTACCTTATGAAGATAAAAGTGATGTTCGCTTTGTAAAATACTTCTTTGATATTTTTCAAGCAAGAATGAAAAGTATTGCAGTAGGTGCTGCACAAGATAATTTAAGTCTAGAAAAACTTCTAACTTTTAAAATTCCTACTCCCCCCCTCCCCACCCAACGCAAAATCGCTTCCATTTTATCGGCTTATGATGATTTGATTGAGAATAATTTGAAGCGGATAAAGTTGCTGGAGGAAAAGGCGTTATGTGAATACAAGTTGATTAATGAATTTAAAAATACAAAAATTCTTGGCGATGTTTTGAAATTAAATTATGGAAAGTCTTTAAGTGCTGATAACAGAAATCCTGGCATGTATCCTGTATACGGTTCAAGCGGTGTAGTTGGTTTTAATGAATTATCATTAGTAAAAGGACCAGGTGTTATTGTTGGGAGAAAGGGGAATGTTGGAACTGTCTTTTGGAGTCATTCCGACTTCTTCCCTATTGATACAGTTTACTATGTTGAATCAGAAATTAGCTTATACTTTCTTTATTTCAACCTGAAACATAGCCAGCATTTTGACAATAGTGATGCAGCTGTTCCTGGTTTAAACCGAACCTCCGCTTTGAGTAATAAAATTCATTTGCCATCATTGACTGATATAAAAGCATTTGAAGACTATTGTAAACCAATTTTTTGTTTAATGAATGTCCTTCAAAAGCAAAACACCAAACTCCGGGAGGGACGGGATATTTTATTACCTAAACTGATGAGTGGGCAAATAGAAGTCTGA
- a CDS encoding virulence protein RhuM/Fic/DOC family protein — translation MSEIVIYQTPDNQTQIDVQFEGETFWLTQEDISQLFERDRTVISKHLRNIFKEGELEEIVVSANFAHTTQHGAIKGKTQEKQVKYYNLDAILSVGYRVNSKRGTQFRQWASQRLKDYLVQGYTINEKRLAEKKQHVEYLKTGIRILSRAITQQANTEDSQLLQIFANGLSLLDDYDHEKLDASGRTNRQTVYPDVQDYLKVIAKMKSAYTSDVFAKPKDKGFESSVKQIAQAFGDKDLYHSIEEKAAALLYLIVKNHSFVDGNKRIAAACFLHFLEQNGLLYLENNTPIISNEALAAITLFVATSKPEEMEIVKQLVISILNRSK, via the coding sequence ATGAGTGAAATAGTAATATACCAAACCCCCGATAATCAAACACAGATAGATGTGCAGTTTGAAGGGGAAACCTTTTGGTTAACTCAGGAAGATATTTCCCAACTATTTGAACGTGACAGAACAGTTATATCCAAGCATTTACGCAATATTTTTAAGGAAGGTGAATTGGAAGAAATAGTGGTAAGTGCAAATTTTGCACACACCACTCAACACGGAGCTATTAAAGGGAAAACACAGGAAAAGCAGGTAAAGTATTACAATCTCGATGCCATTCTTTCGGTAGGATATAGAGTTAATTCCAAAAGGGGGACCCAATTCCGTCAATGGGCATCCCAACGGCTCAAAGATTATCTGGTGCAGGGCTATACTATAAACGAAAAACGCCTTGCCGAAAAAAAACAACATGTAGAATATCTCAAAACCGGCATCCGGATTTTAAGTCGAGCCATTACTCAACAAGCCAACACAGAAGACAGCCAACTTCTGCAAATCTTCGCCAACGGATTGTCGTTGCTGGACGATTACGACCACGAAAAGTTAGACGCTTCAGGCAGAACCAATCGCCAAACTGTTTATCCCGATGTGCAAGACTACTTAAAGGTGATTGCAAAAATGAAGTCAGCCTATACTTCGGATGTATTTGCCAAACCGAAGGATAAGGGATTTGAAAGTTCAGTAAAACAAATTGCACAAGCTTTTGGCGACAAAGATTTGTACCATAGCATCGAAGAAAAAGCCGCTGCGCTGTTATACCTCATTGTAAAAAATCATTCTTTTGTTGACGGCAACAAACGTATAGCAGCGGCTTGCTTTCTCCATTTTCTGGAGCAGAACGGTTTGCTTTATTTAGAGAACAATACGCCAATCATCAGCAACGAAGCACTGGCAGCCATCACCCTATTTGTAGCCACCAGCAAGCCGGAAGAAATGGAAATAGTGAAGCAGCTTGTTATTAGTATTTTAAACCGATCAAAGTGA
- a CDS encoding SAM-dependent DNA methyltransferase, producing the protein MQGKQLRKLEAELWRAADQLRANSKLTASEYSMPVLGLIFLRHAYNRFQKVKVEVEKTLPSHPQRGKRPLTKKDFEEQNSMFLPEKSQFDYLVSLPESADIGEAIDNAMKLIEDEYENLKGVLPKNFSIFSKDLLRELLRIFNKEVLQKAEGDLFGKIYEYFLNKFAMTGAQEGGEFFTPMSLVQTIVNVIEPDHGIVFDPACGSAGMFVQTGYFIENEGLKPAEKVTFYGQEKAELNTKLAKMNLAVHGLEGNIQEGNTFYEDKHNLVGGADFVMANPPFNVDGVDKGKDAVKKDPRLMLDGKVYLPKNDNANYLWIQYFYNYLKPTGRAGFVMASSASDAGHSEKDIREKLVKTGAVDVMMAIGNNFFYTRSLPCTLWFFDRGKESKHDFEDSEINTIKANGEQKSCLSFNQRNRVLMLDARKIYRKVTSKVNDFSSEQLQNLICIVNLYRGNTKKFESTVKSYLQTSAYLAKETAEATTELQKHLQKVFKTVSEYCLKQDSQDLRIDKMIPEWIEITSEAKTIFEQQNNLLADISRLDNPANPIFEKIVSQTKGLRKPQDKLIKQLLDAISTAAKEYQLNKNKDWKELNLKEHLDHLKALQQQLSGNPDEEEPGLLHETEYFYKQAHWLTSRFPEGVYTDVEGLCKVVTQNEIEAKDWSLSPGRYVGVDTSTDEDIDYEERLKEIHIELEGLNEEAIALADAISKNFKSVFV; encoded by the coding sequence ATGCAAGGAAAACAACTTAGAAAATTAGAAGCCGAACTGTGGAGAGCCGCAGACCAACTGAGGGCAAACAGTAAACTGACTGCTTCGGAATACTCAATGCCCGTATTGGGACTGATATTTTTACGACACGCTTACAACCGCTTTCAAAAAGTAAAAGTGGAAGTGGAGAAAACCTTGCCCTCGCATCCACAACGGGGCAAACGACCGCTGACCAAAAAGGACTTTGAAGAGCAAAACTCCATGTTTCTGCCTGAGAAATCGCAGTTTGATTACTTGGTTTCATTGCCCGAAAGTGCCGATATAGGGGAAGCCATTGACAACGCCATGAAACTGATTGAGGACGAATATGAAAACCTCAAAGGTGTATTGCCCAAGAATTTCTCCATTTTCAGCAAGGACTTGTTGAGGGAACTGCTCCGCATTTTCAATAAAGAAGTGTTGCAGAAAGCCGAAGGAGATTTGTTCGGAAAGATATACGAATACTTTCTAAACAAATTTGCAATGACCGGGGCACAGGAAGGCGGGGAGTTTTTTACGCCCATGAGTTTGGTGCAAACCATTGTAAACGTCATTGAACCCGACCATGGCATAGTGTTTGACCCTGCCTGCGGCAGTGCGGGTATGTTTGTGCAAACAGGCTATTTCATAGAAAACGAAGGTCTGAAACCTGCTGAGAAGGTAACCTTTTACGGACAGGAAAAAGCCGAACTCAATACCAAACTTGCCAAAATGAACCTGGCAGTACACGGCCTGGAAGGCAACATACAGGAGGGCAATACTTTTTACGAAGACAAACATAACCTGGTTGGGGGTGCGGACTTTGTAATGGCAAATCCTCCGTTTAATGTGGATGGTGTGGACAAAGGTAAAGATGCCGTTAAGAAAGACCCGCGGCTGATGTTGGACGGAAAAGTTTACCTGCCTAAAAACGACAACGCCAATTATTTGTGGATTCAGTATTTCTACAACTACCTGAAACCAACAGGCAGAGCGGGTTTTGTAATGGCTTCCTCTGCCAGCGATGCAGGACACAGCGAAAAAGACATACGGGAGAAGTTGGTAAAAACCGGTGCCGTAGATGTGATGATGGCGATTGGCAACAACTTTTTCTATACCCGTTCCTTGCCTTGCACGCTTTGGTTTTTTGACCGGGGAAAAGAGTCTAAACACGATTTTGAGGATTCTGAGATTAACACAATTAAGGCAAACGGAGAACAAAAATCCTGTCTATCCTTTAATCAGCGTAATCGTGTCCTGATGCTGGATGCCCGAAAAATTTACCGCAAGGTAACCAGTAAGGTAAACGACTTTAGCTCCGAGCAATTGCAAAACCTGATTTGCATTGTAAACCTGTACAGAGGTAATACCAAAAAGTTTGAAAGTACGGTAAAAAGTTATTTGCAAACCTCTGCCTACTTAGCCAAAGAAACAGCCGAAGCGACCACTGAACTGCAAAAGCATTTACAGAAAGTGTTTAAAACAGTAAGCGAATATTGTCTAAAACAGGATTCTCAGGATTTAAGGATTGACAAGATGATTCCTGAGTGGATTGAAATAACAAGCGAAGCCAAAACCATTTTTGAACAGCAAAACAATTTGCTTGCAGATATTTCTCGCTTAGATAATCCTGCCAATCCAATATTCGAGAAAATCGTATCCCAGACAAAAGGATTGCGCAAGCCTCAAGACAAACTCATCAAGCAGTTGCTCGACGCCATCAGCACAGCCGCCAAAGAATACCAACTCAACAAAAACAAAGATTGGAAAGAGTTGAACTTAAAAGAACATCTTGACCACCTAAAAGCCCTGCAACAACAACTCAGCGGCAACCCCGATGAAGAAGAACCCGGCTTGCTGCATGAAACCGAATATTTCTACAAACAAGCCCATTGGCTTACGAGCCGTTTCCCCGAAGGCGTTTATACCGATGTTGAAGGACTGTGCAAAGTAGTAACGCAAAATGAAATAGAAGCCAAAGACTGGAGCCTGAGTCCGGGCAGGTATGTAGGGGTGGACACCAGCACCGATGAGGATATTGACTACGAAGAACGATTGAAAGAAATACACATAGAGTTGGAGGGCTTGAACGAAGAAGCCATTGCTTTGGCGGATGCCATTTCTAAAAACTTTAAATCGGTTTTTGTATGA
- a CDS encoding GxxExxY protein — translation MKHEELTHKIIGCAMKVHSTLGNGFQEVIYQRALAIEFEKQGLGFQREMEMTIYYEGIDIGTRRVDFFVEDVIMVELKALIKLEEVHLTQAMNYCQAYNLPIGLLINFGAKSLEFKRVYNINHPENKTYKNQIPKLTNPTNPNSDN, via the coding sequence ATGAAGCACGAAGAACTGACACATAAAATAATTGGCTGTGCGATGAAGGTGCATAGTACCTTGGGTAATGGTTTTCAGGAAGTGATTTACCAGCGGGCATTGGCCATAGAATTTGAAAAACAGGGATTGGGATTTCAGCGTGAAATGGAAATGACCATTTATTATGAAGGCATTGACATTGGCACCCGCAGGGTTGATTTTTTTGTAGAAGATGTGATAATGGTAGAGCTGAAGGCATTGATAAAATTAGAAGAAGTGCACCTGACACAGGCTATGAATTATTGCCAAGCATACAACCTGCCCATTGGTTTGCTCATCAATTTTGGGGCAAAGAGCCTTGAGTTTAAAAGAGTATATAATATCAACCACCCCGAAAACAAAACATACAAGAATCAAATCCCAAAATTAACAAATCCAACAAATCCTAATTCAGACAATTAA